From the Jeongeupia sp. HS-3 genome, the window CGTGCCAGGCGGTGGCCATGCTGCCAACGATGGTCGCGCCGACCAGCACCAGCACAAACGGCCCTTGCTCACCCTCGAACACGCAGACCACGCGCTCGTTGCGGGCAAACAGGCCCGGCACATTGCGCGCCGTCGCCGGGTTGACCGAAAACAGCTCGCCGGGCACATAAATCATCTGCAGCAGACGCCCGTCGCACGGCATGTGGATGCGGTGGTAATCCTTGGGGCTGAGATAGATGGTGGCGAAGCTGCCATTGTCGAACCGATGTGCCAGCGCGGCATCGCCGCCCACCAGCGCCGTGGTCGAGTAGCTGTGGCCCTTGGCCTGGAAGATCTGCTCCTGCTCGATCGCACCGCACTGGCTGATGGCGCCGTCGACCGGACAGACCAATGCTGACGCGGCCAGCGGACGGGCGCCCGGCTTGAGTGCACGGGTAAAGAAATCGTTGAAGCTGGCGTAGCTGGCGATATCCGAATCGGCGGCCTCGTGCATATTCACGCCATATCTGGCCACGAAGCGGCGAATGATCCATGTCGTGACCTTGCCGCGTGCCGGCGTGGCGACCCATCCGGCAAAGACCGTGAGCGCCAGCTTGGGCAGCGCGTACTGCAACAGGATTTTCAGGCGTTCGGGCACAAAGCGCTCCGCATCTCATCAAACCGGCGATTGTAACGCAAGCGCCGCGCGCTCATCACGCCTGCGCGCTGCCGGCGGTTTGCCCCGAGCAGCGCCTGGCGTATTAAACTCTGCCTGGTAAAACATTCACCGGCAGCTGATATGCCCCTGCCACGACCAGAGAGAACCATGACCCCGAATGCCAAAAGCCCGATGAATCTGCGCCGGCAGAGCATTTATCTGTTGCCCAACCTGTTTACCTTGGGTGCGCTCTTTGCCGGTTTCTACGCCATCGTTCAGGGGATGAATAACCGCTTTGAACACGCGGCGGTGGCTATTTTCGTCGCCATGATCCTTGACGGGCTCGATGGCCGGGTTGCGCGGATGACGCATACGCAGTCGGAGTTCGGCGCGCAGCTCGATAGCCTGTCGGATATGGTCAGCTTTGGCGTCGCGCCGGCGCTGGTCACCTACGCGTGGATGCTCAAGGACTACGGCAAGCTCGGCTGGATCGTCGCCTTTGTCTACTGTGCCTGCGCGGCACTGCGTCTGGCGCGCTTCAACGTCAACATCGGCATTGTCGACAAGCGCTGGTTCCAGGGGCTGGCCAGTCCTGCCGCCGCCGGCATCATCGCCGGACTCGTGTGGAACGTGCACGAGTTCGCCGAGGAAATCGCCCCGGTCATCCACCTGCTGCCCTATGTCGCGATCGCAACGACACTGTTCGCCGGTCTGTCGATGGTCGTGAACG encodes:
- the pssA gene encoding CDP-diacylglycerol--serine O-phosphatidyltransferase, whose protein sequence is MTPNAKSPMNLRRQSIYLLPNLFTLGALFAGFYAIVQGMNNRFEHAAVAIFVAMILDGLDGRVARMTHTQSEFGAQLDSLSDMVSFGVAPALVTYAWMLKDYGKLGWIVAFVYCACAALRLARFNVNIGIVDKRWFQGLASPAAAGIIAGLVWNVHEFAEEIAPVIHLLPYVAIATTLFAGLSMVVNVRFWSFKEFNVRKTVPFYAMLILVLVLIVLAAKPALALFLFFAGYGLSGYVYWLWQCLRRNKRQEAA
- the asd gene encoding archaetidylserine decarboxylase (Phosphatidylserine decarboxylase is synthesized as a single chain precursor. Generation of the pyruvoyl active site from a Ser is coupled to cleavage of a Gly-Ser bond between the larger (beta) and smaller (alpha chains). It is an integral membrane protein.), giving the protein MPERLKILLQYALPKLALTVFAGWVATPARGKVTTWIIRRFVARYGVNMHEAADSDIASYASFNDFFTRALKPGARPLAASALVCPVDGAISQCGAIEQEQIFQAKGHSYSTTALVGGDAALAHRFDNGSFATIYLSPKDYHRIHMPCDGRLLQMIYVPGELFSVNPATARNVPGLFARNERVVCVFEGEQGPFVLVLVGATIVGSMATAWHGMVNPPREQAVRRWDYRDQQIMLKKGEEMGRFLLGSTVVLLFPQPGVQFSSAWRPAKSVRLGEAMAG